The DNA window cagTGCCTATTTTAGGCAGGCTGGGGGGATATGTAGCCTGCCATGCTGACAGTCAGGGGAATAGTGTGcttggaggaggaagcagcttgtgcaaaggccctgaggtgggatgCTGCCTGGCGCGTGGGAGGAAATGGGCACTCCGCGCCTGGCGCACAGTAGGCCCGTGGTTGACtggctttcctctcttcctcagtGCGACTGGGACCGGGCGGCCACCTGCACCTGCGCATCGCCCTGGCGGACCTGACCGAGGGGCTCCCCGCAACCTCCCGCCTGCATCAGGCGCTGCTCAGGCTGTCGCCGATGGAGCCCAGCTCGTGGGACGTGACTCGGCCGCTGCAACGTCAGCTCAGCCTTGGAGGTTCCAGGGCCTCCGCACTACACCTACGACTGCTGCCTCGGTTGAACCGGTTGCGAGCAACGTTACCTTCCGCACGTCCCCAGCTTGAGCTGCATTGGCGGCCAAGCGCGGCCAGGGGGCGCCGCGACGCGCATGCGCACGCCGGAGACGGTTGCCCCCTCGGGGAGGGACGCTGTTGCCGCCTGCAAAGCCTGCGCGCGTCGCTCGAGGACTTGGGTTGGGCCAACTGGGTGGTGGCGCCTCGCGAGCTAGACGTGCGCATGTGTATTGGCGCGTGCCCAAGCCAGTTCCGGTCGGCTAACACGCACGCGCAGATGCAGGCGCGCCTGCACGGCCTGAATCCCGACGCCGCGCCTGCGCCATGCTGCGTGCCCGCCAGCTATGAGCCGGTGGTGCTCCTGCACCAAGACAG is part of the Mustela nigripes isolate SB6536 chromosome 2, MUSNIG.SB6536, whole genome shotgun sequence genome and encodes:
- the GDF15 gene encoding growth/differentiation factor 15 → MLPVLLMFSWLPSGGALSLAQERLPAFPGPSDAHSSTDISRAQEFRKHYEHLQTRLRLNQSWGDSNSDLNLTAPVRILTPKLRLGPGGHLHLRIALADLTEGLPATSRLHQALLRLSPMEPSSWDVTRPLQRQLSLGGSRASALHLRLLPRLNRLRATLPSARPQLELHWRPSAARGRRDAHAHAGDGCPLGEGRCCRLQSLRASLEDLGWANWVVAPRELDVRMCIGACPSQFRSANTHAQMQARLHGLNPDAAPAPCCVPASYEPVVLLHQDSDGRVSLTPFDDLVAKDCHCV